The following are encoded in a window of Rubellicoccus peritrichatus genomic DNA:
- a CDS encoding cytochrome C oxidase subunit IV family protein, which translates to MSHPNTIGELIRQESQRYHTFINLALFLAVLTGIEIVIIFLPWPFWIIMTVLVVLSVIKFVCVILWFMHLIYDKMLCLYLFVTGLILATGTMIALLALFHTEDLDYDAFSMDSIPAKVASVA; encoded by the coding sequence ATGTCTCATCCGAACACCATCGGTGAATTAATCAGGCAGGAGAGCCAGCGCTACCACACCTTTATCAATCTAGCCCTGTTTCTGGCGGTTTTGACAGGTATTGAAATTGTCATCATCTTTTTGCCGTGGCCTTTTTGGATCATTATGACCGTGCTGGTTGTCCTTTCAGTGATCAAATTTGTCTGTGTTATTCTATGGTTCATGCATTTGATCTACGACAAGATGCTTTGTCTGTACCTTTTCGTTACCGGGCTCATTCTAGCAACTGGAACAATGATAGCCTTACTCGCCCTCTTCCATACTGAAGATCTTGATTACGATGCATTTTCCATGGATTCCATTCCGGCGAAAGTGGCTTCTGTCGCCTGA
- a CDS encoding cytochrome c oxidase assembly protein — protein sequence MPIPLHWHTEPLLLLLVIGVGWLYCLWIGPLRSRIAPNEKYPTCKCISFVSALIIGYLTVGSPLDQIGEDFLFSAHMIQHMLLVYVCPPLLLWGTPVWLADAALQNAIIRKIWRILTRPVFAGMLFTFLYTLWHIPGLYEAALRTKWVHVLEHWCMFLPAIWMWWPIMGPSKLVPPSSYGIRMVYIFALMVGQLPVFAFLTLSEAVLYPTYEFAARITELTPLQDQILGGVIMKVSNMIVSLTVLGTSFYFWYQKDLKDGEASSN from the coding sequence ATGCCGATCCCATTACATTGGCATACTGAACCACTCCTTTTACTGCTAGTCATAGGCGTAGGCTGGTTGTATTGCCTGTGGATTGGGCCATTAAGGAGCCGAATTGCACCCAATGAGAAATACCCTACCTGCAAATGCATTAGTTTTGTTTCAGCCCTTATCATAGGCTATCTAACAGTAGGCTCCCCTCTCGATCAGATTGGTGAAGACTTTCTTTTCAGTGCCCACATGATCCAGCATATGCTGCTGGTCTATGTTTGCCCTCCTCTACTCCTTTGGGGCACACCTGTTTGGTTAGCCGATGCAGCCTTGCAAAATGCAATCATCCGCAAAATCTGGAGAATTCTAACACGCCCTGTATTCGCAGGGATGCTTTTCACCTTTCTCTATACGCTCTGGCACATTCCAGGGCTTTACGAAGCAGCTCTGCGCACCAAGTGGGTTCACGTCCTGGAGCATTGGTGCATGTTCCTGCCAGCAATCTGGATGTGGTGGCCAATCATGGGTCCATCCAAGCTTGTTCCGCCGAGCAGCTATGGCATACGCATGGTTTACATCTTTGCCTTGATGGTTGGGCAACTGCCGGTTTTTGCATTTCTAACGCTTTCAGAAGCTGTTCTCTACCCTACCTATGAATTTGCAGCCAGAATTACCGAGCTAACACCTCTGCAAGATCAGATTCTTGGCGGAGTCATTATGAAAGTGTCCAATATGATCGTTTCACTGACGGTCCTTGGGACGAGTTTCTACTTTTGGTATCAAAAGGATCTCAAGGATGGTGAAGCAAGTAGCAATTGA
- the ribF gene encoding riboflavin biosynthesis protein RibF: protein MLKIPATVDSLLEADLPKRPVHLAIGVFDGVHLGHQAVIEAAIQSAKRSDGISAVLTFDPHPSHLFRPNDPTRLLMPKSAKEGFLHKLGVDLVIFQTFDANFASIEAEDFPGYLQKCLPTLCAVYVGENFRFGKARRGDVDLLIQASRECGIDVISVQRIRENGEPISSTRIREELSSGKIERVNALLGHRYSSSGKIQAGRKLGRTIGFPTVNLPWQPELAPCYGVYCVKARLKGKDSANWHTGVANYGVRPTVERGDSVMPLLEVHLLDEVSWQPDDEITVIWEKFIRSEQKFAGIDDLKTQISKDRQFAQDFFT from the coding sequence ATGCTAAAGATTCCGGCAACAGTAGACTCTCTTTTAGAGGCGGATTTGCCCAAGCGGCCGGTTCATTTGGCAATTGGGGTTTTTGATGGTGTTCATCTTGGGCATCAGGCTGTTATCGAAGCGGCAATTCAATCTGCCAAGCGGAGTGATGGAATCTCGGCTGTTTTGACATTTGATCCGCATCCAAGTCATTTATTTCGCCCCAATGACCCTACACGGTTGCTGATGCCGAAATCTGCCAAAGAGGGCTTTTTACATAAACTTGGAGTCGATCTTGTCATCTTTCAGACCTTTGACGCCAATTTTGCTTCTATCGAAGCTGAAGATTTCCCTGGTTACCTTCAGAAATGTCTTCCGACACTTTGTGCTGTCTATGTTGGTGAAAACTTTCGATTTGGCAAAGCGCGTCGAGGTGATGTCGATTTGCTGATCCAAGCATCCCGAGAGTGCGGAATCGACGTCATCAGTGTCCAACGCATTCGAGAGAATGGTGAGCCTATCAGCAGCACGAGAATACGCGAAGAACTGTCATCCGGCAAAATCGAGCGAGTGAACGCCTTGCTTGGTCATCGTTACTCCAGCAGTGGGAAAATCCAGGCAGGTCGTAAGTTGGGCCGGACTATTGGATTTCCTACTGTGAATTTGCCATGGCAGCCAGAATTGGCTCCATGCTATGGCGTTTACTGCGTCAAAGCTCGTTTGAAAGGGAAAGACTCAGCAAATTGGCATACTGGAGTGGCAAATTATGGAGTACGACCAACTGTTGAAAGGGGCGATTCTGTCATGCCATTATTGGAGGTCCATCTTCTTGATGAGGTTTCCTGGCAACCGGATGATGAAATCACGGTCATTTGGGAAAAATTTATTCGTTCAGAACAAAAATTTGCCGGAATTGATGACTTAAAGACACAAATTTCTAAAGATCGCCAGTTTGCTCAGGATTTTTTTACTTAA
- a CDS encoding heme-copper oxidase subunit III has protein sequence MSSVAATSHGHGDSDDDPIAVHHELTQTNTGIENKKLMMWLFLASDCMFFGTLISTHLIYRKLYPVGHIEEGVVDITGTFDIELTSFSTFILLMSSFLMALAVSAMHKGQIKSFRNNCIGVIIFGLIFLGGQVYEFQHFYQEKGLSMQNSLFGSTFYVLTGTHGTHVAIGILWLFSLLVYSYSGRLKAKNAIDVEIAGLYWHFVDVVWIVIFTAVYLVEYIV, from the coding sequence ATGTCTTCTGTTGCAGCAACTTCGCATGGACATGGTGATTCGGATGATGATCCAATCGCAGTTCACCACGAGCTGACCCAAACCAACACCGGCATCGAGAACAAGAAGCTCATGATGTGGCTTTTTCTCGCGTCCGACTGTATGTTCTTTGGGACTCTGATTTCGACTCACCTGATTTATCGTAAGCTTTACCCAGTAGGGCACATTGAAGAGGGTGTCGTAGATATTACGGGCACATTCGATATCGAGCTAACATCCTTCTCGACCTTCATCCTCCTGATGAGTTCGTTCCTTATGGCACTAGCGGTTTCCGCAATGCACAAGGGACAGATCAAGAGTTTCCGCAATAACTGTATTGGTGTTATCATTTTTGGTCTGATTTTCCTCGGAGGTCAGGTTTACGAATTCCAGCACTTCTATCAGGAGAAGGGGCTGAGTATGCAAAACAGCCTTTTTGGATCCACCTTCTATGTATTGACGGGAACCCATGGAACTCACGTTGCTATTGGTATTCTCTGGCTTTTCTCCCTCTTGGTTTACTCATATTCAGGTCGCCTCAAGGCCAAGAATGCAATCGATGTGGAAATAGCCGGACTTTACTGGCACTTCGTTGACGTTGTCTGGATTGTGATCTTTACCGCAGTTTACCTTGTCGAATACATTGTTTAG
- the ctaD gene encoding cytochrome c oxidase subunit I, giving the protein MSADHHAAVADKTELHVEKSPLGLARPDPKVGIADWLTTVDHKKLGIMYGAAAVFFFLVGGVEALMIRTQLAIAGNDFVSAQLYNQLFTMHGTTMIFLGVMPLSAAFFNYLVPLQIGARDVAFPRLNAFSLWTFIAGAAVLNASWFFQFAHDVGWFGQDLALSDIAPAGGWFGYAPLTSDGYTGIGTDFWVLGLQILGVASLAAAFNFIVTILNMRAPGMTMMRLPVFTWMTLITSFLIIFAFPAITIALAELMFDRFFGTNFFRVEMGGQPILWQHLFWVFGHPEVYILVLPAMGIVSEILPTFSKRPLFGYAIVVFSGAVIGFLGFAVWSHHMFTTGLGKVATAAFSLLTMAIAVPTGVKIFNWIGTLWHGRIKFTVPMCFALGFIWMFMMGGFSGIMHSAAPADAQQQDSYFVIAHFHYVLLGGVLLGLLAGIYFWVPKIFGRQMNQKLGYWVAGLVVVGFNVAFFPMHYLGLTGMPRRTHTYLAGFGWEMWNMVSTIGAFLLGIGIAICFVNLVWTVFRGKKVEADLWDGRTLEWSLPTPVPSYNFAATPIVSARDCWWEHKHGKKKMKYMSDGGPDGVHMPSQSWFPLQCGIGFFWFGMSMAMMAAGVPFAGYSAILGLLILFVGIYLWALEGPGGYHIKTPLPDDPSPDSTSAPQQAAPANASH; this is encoded by the coding sequence ATGTCCGCAGATCATCACGCAGCCGTTGCTGACAAAACCGAGCTTCACGTAGAGAAAAGTCCGCTAGGCCTTGCCCGTCCTGACCCGAAAGTCGGAATTGCCGATTGGCTAACCACCGTCGACCACAAAAAACTAGGCATCATGTATGGTGCAGCAGCAGTCTTTTTCTTTCTTGTTGGTGGAGTCGAAGCACTCATGATTCGGACTCAGCTGGCCATTGCTGGTAATGACTTTGTAAGCGCTCAGCTATACAATCAGCTCTTCACCATGCACGGCACGACGATGATTTTTCTTGGAGTCATGCCGCTTTCAGCCGCTTTCTTCAATTATCTTGTTCCGCTTCAAATCGGAGCCCGTGATGTTGCCTTTCCACGACTCAACGCTTTCTCGCTCTGGACCTTTATTGCGGGTGCTGCGGTCCTGAATGCTTCCTGGTTCTTCCAGTTTGCGCACGATGTCGGTTGGTTTGGCCAGGATCTAGCCTTGTCAGATATTGCCCCGGCAGGCGGTTGGTTCGGCTATGCTCCACTAACCAGCGATGGTTACACTGGTATCGGCACTGACTTCTGGGTCTTAGGCCTTCAGATTCTTGGGGTTGCTTCACTGGCTGCAGCCTTCAACTTTATCGTCACCATCCTCAACATGCGTGCCCCTGGTATGACGATGATGCGTCTTCCAGTTTTCACGTGGATGACGCTGATCACCAGTTTCTTGATCATTTTTGCATTCCCTGCCATTACCATCGCATTGGCCGAACTGATGTTCGATCGCTTTTTCGGCACCAACTTCTTCCGCGTGGAAATGGGTGGTCAGCCTATCCTCTGGCAACACCTCTTCTGGGTCTTCGGTCATCCTGAAGTCTACATTCTGGTGCTACCAGCGATGGGGATCGTGTCTGAAATCCTGCCAACCTTTTCGAAACGCCCGCTCTTTGGTTATGCTATCGTCGTCTTTTCCGGGGCAGTAATCGGGTTTCTGGGATTCGCGGTATGGAGCCATCACATGTTCACCACTGGTCTTGGTAAAGTCGCAACCGCTGCTTTTTCGCTCCTGACCATGGCAATTGCGGTCCCAACTGGAGTTAAAATCTTCAACTGGATCGGAACGCTCTGGCACGGGCGAATTAAATTTACCGTTCCAATGTGCTTCGCCCTAGGTTTTATCTGGATGTTCATGATGGGCGGATTCTCTGGTATCATGCACTCGGCTGCTCCTGCCGACGCCCAGCAACAAGACAGCTATTTTGTCATCGCACACTTTCACTATGTGCTCCTCGGTGGTGTTCTGCTTGGTCTTCTGGCAGGCATTTACTTCTGGGTTCCAAAGATTTTTGGTCGTCAGATGAACCAAAAGCTCGGCTACTGGGTGGCTGGCTTAGTCGTCGTTGGCTTCAATGTTGCCTTTTTCCCGATGCACTACCTCGGCCTCACGGGTATGCCACGACGGACGCACACCTATCTTGCAGGATTCGGCTGGGAGATGTGGAACATGGTTTCCACCATTGGTGCATTCCTTCTCGGAATCGGAATTGCAATTTGCTTCGTCAATCTAGTCTGGACGGTTTTTCGTGGTAAGAAAGTTGAAGCCGATCTCTGGGATGGACGCACTCTTGAATGGTCACTGCCAACTCCGGTCCCATCTTACAACTTTGCTGCGACACCAATTGTTTCAGCACGTGACTGCTGGTGGGAACACAAGCACGGTAAGAAAAAGATGAAATACATGAGCGATGGAGGCCCGGATGGAGTCCATATGCCCTCGCAATCATGGTTCCCTCTGCAATGCGGCATCGGTTTTTTCTGGTTCGGGATGAGTATGGCCATGATGGCTGCAGGTGTCCCTTTTGCTGGTTACTCAGCGATTCTCGGACTTCTTATCCTATTTGTAGGCATTTACCTATGGGCACTTGAAGGCCCTGGCGGTTATCATATCAAAACGCCACTTCCAGATGATCCATCACCCGATTCAACATCAGCTCCTCAACAGGCTGCTCCAGCAAACGCATCACATTAA
- the rbfA gene encoding 30S ribosome-binding factor RbfA: MSRIIRVNELLKREISQIIHTDYREQSAAITITDVDVAPDLRTARVYYSVLGDESAGQIAEKLFSSKKKDIRHKISKVIVLKYLPHLKFYRDNSIERGNRVVDLLEELDEEERK; encoded by the coding sequence ATGTCCCGCATTATTCGAGTCAATGAACTATTGAAACGTGAGATAAGTCAGATTATCCACACGGATTACCGGGAACAGTCTGCCGCAATTACAATCACCGATGTCGATGTCGCGCCGGATTTGCGTACTGCACGGGTTTATTATTCGGTGCTTGGAGATGAGTCTGCAGGGCAAATTGCAGAAAAATTGTTTTCTTCGAAAAAAAAGGATATTCGCCACAAAATATCCAAAGTGATCGTCCTTAAGTATCTTCCACATTTGAAGTTCTATCGCGATAATTCGATAGAGCGCGGCAATCGAGTGGTCGATTTGTTGGAGGAGCTGGACGAGGAGGAGCGCAAATGA
- the infB gene encoding translation initiation factor IF-2, whose protein sequence is MSVRIHELAKAVNKDNKEVLDILRARGHEVKTVSSTIDNISAEAFIEEFKSADSSADNDSEAAAPEPAAPAAPEPPKVKLPAGAIVKSADDIARERQEREEEERKRQEAELEKRRAARGIQMPQGMAPAGKAPPAPAPGLRPPRPAPIPRPGTRKPPPGVETKTTPVPAAAPSPAPAPEPAPVQSPEPAAPQAGVRIQTQSGPPVPPRSGSAPVPPPRSTAPEIPKKTEAAADEVSAEAGDAEKKVILIKPPIVVRDFALEIGTKPFKLISELMDMGIFAGMNQTIEEDVAHRIAAAHGCTLEIRHRGEEQQSSKKKEEDKDEDDPALLEPRPPVVCVLGHVDHGKTTLLDSIRKANVVSGEAGGITQHIGAYQVEHEDHKITFIDTPGHAAFSKMRERGANVTDIAVLVVAADDGFMPQTDEALKFAQKANVPVVVAINKADAKGANLDRVKQQMQDRNIAPEDWGGETQCEAVSALKGEGIDDLLSAILIQSEILELKANPKCPAKGMVVESQIEQGRGPTATVIIQKGTLKVGNALVCGENYCKVRAMVDENGKPVKSAPPATPVRVLGWSGAPPAGVQFHTVKNEKIAKREVEENVQEARRLSQMSKTSEPADLPTDLDSLLAAIDKQQAKVLRLIVKADVAGSLEAANGVFNDIKSDKVNLEIIESGVGPITKNDVDLASSASAVVVGFNVRQENGVNAVAKHNNVQLILHNIIYELIDQVKEAMAELLDPEYSENKIGAAEVRQVFPLAKGFVAGCMITEGVVRRDAKARLLRKDEVIHEGKIGTLKRFKDDATEVRAGYECGIQLNGFNKYEEGDIIEAFEILETRPSL, encoded by the coding sequence ATGAGCGTCCGTATCCACGAACTCGCCAAAGCTGTCAACAAGGACAATAAAGAGGTCCTTGATATCCTGCGCGCGCGCGGGCATGAAGTTAAGACCGTATCCAGTACGATCGACAATATTTCTGCCGAAGCATTTATCGAGGAGTTCAAGTCAGCGGATTCGTCTGCAGATAATGATTCAGAGGCGGCAGCCCCCGAGCCAGCAGCACCAGCTGCTCCTGAACCTCCCAAGGTAAAGCTACCAGCCGGCGCTATTGTGAAGTCGGCAGACGACATTGCACGGGAACGTCAGGAGCGCGAGGAAGAAGAACGTAAACGTCAGGAAGCTGAGCTTGAGAAGCGCAGGGCGGCACGCGGCATTCAAATGCCACAGGGGATGGCTCCGGCTGGAAAGGCTCCCCCGGCCCCAGCTCCAGGACTGCGGCCACCACGTCCGGCTCCAATTCCACGGCCTGGGACGCGCAAGCCTCCTCCGGGAGTTGAAACGAAGACGACTCCGGTACCTGCGGCTGCGCCAAGTCCGGCCCCAGCTCCAGAGCCTGCTCCGGTCCAGTCCCCTGAGCCCGCTGCACCGCAAGCCGGTGTTCGAATTCAGACTCAATCTGGACCACCAGTGCCACCAAGATCAGGTTCTGCGCCAGTTCCTCCACCACGTTCAACAGCACCTGAGATTCCGAAGAAAACGGAAGCTGCTGCGGATGAAGTCAGTGCAGAGGCAGGCGATGCCGAGAAAAAAGTTATCCTGATCAAGCCGCCCATTGTTGTGCGTGATTTCGCACTCGAGATTGGGACAAAGCCTTTTAAGCTGATTTCGGAACTCATGGACATGGGCATCTTCGCCGGGATGAACCAGACCATTGAAGAAGATGTAGCCCATAGAATCGCTGCCGCTCACGGATGTACGCTTGAGATACGTCATCGTGGTGAAGAGCAGCAGTCTTCCAAGAAAAAGGAAGAAGACAAGGATGAGGATGATCCTGCATTACTTGAGCCAAGACCACCGGTTGTCTGTGTGCTTGGGCACGTTGATCACGGGAAGACCACATTGCTTGATTCGATTCGAAAAGCTAACGTCGTTTCCGGAGAAGCGGGTGGTATTACTCAGCATATTGGCGCTTATCAAGTAGAGCACGAAGATCACAAAATCACTTTTATTGACACACCGGGTCATGCTGCATTTTCCAAGATGCGTGAACGTGGTGCGAATGTGACCGATATCGCTGTCTTGGTTGTTGCAGCTGATGATGGCTTCATGCCTCAGACGGACGAAGCACTTAAGTTTGCCCAGAAAGCCAATGTTCCAGTGGTTGTCGCCATTAATAAGGCAGACGCCAAGGGTGCGAATCTAGACCGGGTAAAGCAGCAGATGCAGGATCGTAACATTGCTCCTGAAGACTGGGGCGGTGAAACACAATGCGAAGCGGTCTCTGCGCTGAAAGGCGAAGGCATTGATGATCTGCTTTCGGCGATTTTAATTCAGTCGGAAATTCTCGAACTGAAAGCCAATCCCAAATGCCCTGCTAAGGGGATGGTCGTTGAATCTCAGATCGAACAGGGACGTGGCCCAACGGCTACAGTTATTATTCAGAAAGGCACGCTCAAAGTTGGCAATGCTCTGGTTTGTGGTGAGAACTACTGTAAAGTACGTGCCATGGTGGATGAAAATGGTAAGCCTGTTAAGTCGGCTCCACCTGCTACGCCAGTTCGTGTTTTAGGATGGTCGGGAGCTCCGCCAGCAGGTGTTCAGTTTCATACTGTTAAAAACGAGAAGATTGCGAAGCGTGAAGTTGAAGAGAATGTTCAGGAAGCGCGTCGTCTTAGCCAGATGAGCAAGACGAGCGAGCCTGCTGACTTGCCGACAGATCTTGATAGTTTGCTTGCAGCGATCGATAAGCAGCAAGCCAAGGTGCTGCGCCTTATTGTTAAAGCGGATGTGGCCGGTTCTCTTGAGGCGGCTAATGGTGTCTTTAATGACATCAAGAGTGATAAGGTGAACCTTGAAATTATTGAGTCAGGTGTAGGGCCGATCACAAAGAACGATGTTGATTTAGCCAGTTCCGCATCAGCGGTTGTTGTTGGCTTCAATGTTCGTCAGGAGAACGGTGTGAATGCAGTGGCTAAGCATAACAATGTTCAACTTATCCTGCACAATATCATTTATGAATTGATTGATCAGGTTAAAGAGGCGATGGCCGAACTACTTGATCCTGAATATAGCGAGAACAAGATTGGTGCTGCAGAAGTCCGCCAGGTCTTCCCATTGGCGAAAGGTTTTGTTGCTGGTTGTATGATTACTGAAGGGGTCGTACGCCGTGATGCCAAGGCTCGTCTGCTTCGTAAGGATGAGGTCATCCACGAGGGTAAGATTGGTACGCTCAAGCGTTTCAAGGACGATGCTACTGAGGTTCGTGCAGGCTACGAATGTGGTATCCAACTTAATGGTTTCAACAAATACGAAGAGGGCGATATTATTGAGGCCTTTGAAATTCTGGAGACAAGACCCAGCCTTTAA
- a CDS encoding DHH family phosphoesterase, whose protein sequence is MRFFPEFGDDFLRLLESLEGKRIAVLGHLRPDADCLGSQVALCRLLMERGIEAVCVNFHPVPRALRLMVGDTPFFLADDFDAEGWTAVTVDCADIIRIGDYLREKFPHIYANIDHHISNPAYAERNLIDPTAAATGEVLAGLMFDLGLPVDVVSAQAMYVAIATDTGMFRYESITPRVFEIAAELLRRGASPSLTASWLFENEPFGKIELLRLFLESVQKSCDGRLCYGVLPLGCFSETGTTKEDAEGFVDYTRDVAGVDIGLVLEEYEPGKTKGSFRANSSGLRVDLLAIELGGGGHATAAGFNQPLSLKEFLPKVEAAVAEHLKQYDAGALLPVATST, encoded by the coding sequence ATGAGATTTTTTCCAGAATTTGGTGATGATTTCCTCAGGTTGCTTGAATCGCTCGAAGGGAAACGTATTGCAGTGCTGGGACATTTGCGGCCCGATGCTGATTGTCTTGGGTCTCAAGTGGCACTGTGTCGCTTACTGATGGAAAGGGGCATTGAGGCTGTATGTGTTAATTTTCATCCAGTTCCACGAGCGCTAAGGCTCATGGTTGGGGATACGCCCTTTTTCCTCGCTGACGATTTTGATGCGGAAGGCTGGACTGCAGTTACAGTGGATTGTGCCGATATTATTCGGATTGGGGATTATTTGAGGGAAAAGTTTCCCCATATCTATGCGAATATTGACCACCACATCAGTAACCCTGCATATGCAGAACGTAATTTAATCGATCCAACAGCGGCAGCAACAGGTGAGGTTCTGGCAGGTCTGATGTTCGATTTAGGACTTCCTGTTGATGTTGTGTCTGCTCAAGCCATGTATGTGGCAATTGCTACTGATACTGGGATGTTTCGCTACGAGTCGATAACCCCACGTGTTTTTGAAATCGCCGCTGAGTTACTTCGCCGCGGTGCGTCGCCTTCGTTGACAGCGAGTTGGCTTTTTGAGAATGAACCTTTTGGTAAAATTGAACTCCTGCGGCTCTTCCTGGAGTCAGTTCAGAAAAGTTGCGATGGACGCTTATGCTATGGTGTACTTCCGTTAGGTTGTTTCAGTGAAACAGGTACAACCAAAGAAGATGCCGAAGGGTTTGTTGACTATACCCGTGATGTTGCTGGTGTTGATATTGGACTTGTTCTCGAGGAGTATGAGCCAGGGAAAACCAAGGGCAGCTTTCGAGCTAATAGCTCGGGACTCCGAGTTGACCTCCTTGCAATCGAGCTAGGTGGTGGAGGACATGCGACCGCTGCTGGTTTTAATCAACCGCTATCCCTCAAAGAGTTTTTACCCAAAGTTGAGGCTGCAGTAGCCGAACATCTGAAACAGTATGATGCTGGAGCATTGTTGCCTGTTGCGACTTCGACCTGA
- the truB gene encoding tRNA pseudouridine(55) synthase TruB: MATNDSPNFEGILLIDKPQGITSHDVVDRVRRKLKMKKVGHAGTLDPNATGLLIILVGRATKVSQYLMSLDKEYQGEMKLGETTDSYDCEGEITATHDVPELSEDDIKKALSEFSGDQYQTPPMFSAKKVDGVPLYKLARKGKEIEREPRFIRINELTMVEMNLPLVHFYVSCSKGTYIRTLAHDIGQKLGCGAHLTDLRRMATDRFDIDDSVRLEDFEEMSVTEVRRCLIPVYRAVPSHVL, translated from the coding sequence ATGGCGACAAATGACTCACCAAATTTCGAAGGCATTCTACTGATTGATAAGCCACAGGGGATTACTTCCCACGATGTGGTTGATCGTGTGCGGCGAAAGCTCAAGATGAAAAAAGTAGGCCACGCTGGGACATTGGACCCAAACGCGACTGGCCTGCTGATTATACTTGTGGGGCGGGCTACAAAAGTCAGCCAATACCTGATGTCTCTCGACAAGGAATATCAGGGAGAGATGAAACTGGGCGAAACAACTGACTCCTACGATTGTGAAGGCGAAATCACAGCGACTCATGATGTTCCAGAATTGTCGGAAGATGATATTAAAAAAGCCTTGAGTGAGTTTTCGGGTGACCAGTATCAGACTCCTCCCATGTTCTCAGCAAAGAAAGTTGATGGTGTGCCGCTTTATAAGTTGGCTCGTAAGGGTAAAGAGATTGAGCGGGAACCGCGTTTCATTCGCATTAATGAGCTGACGATGGTGGAAATGAACCTTCCGCTGGTTCATTTTTATGTTTCTTGCAGCAAAGGAACCTATATTCGCACGCTTGCCCATGATATTGGCCAGAAGTTGGGTTGTGGTGCACATCTGACAGACCTGCGGAGAATGGCGACTGATCGTTTTGATATCGATGATTCTGTTCGCCTGGAAGACTTTGAAGAAATGAGTGTCACTGAAGTCAGGCGTTGTTTGATCCCGGTCTACCGAGCCGTTCCAAGTCACGTACTTTAA
- a CDS encoding hemolysin family protein: MVLLIVYVLIALVFSFLCSLLESTLLTVGPSKIESAKSAGKPWGHRMAKLKDDIDRPLSAILTLNTIAHTMGAAGAGAQYARVYGNIGESIFAGVLTLAILIFTEIIPKTLGARYALFFAPSVSWFLPWLIRFLSPLVWFSKQITSIITRDGVHVAQTNREELVAMANLGEEEGIIDQHEKSVFHNILKLNTMKVKDIMTPRPVVFMLSEETTGSEFVKLTQDKPFTRIPIHGKSRDDVTGFVVRAEVLYKCLTLSNDFEIKELCRPIIVIPETEPVDSLFRRLSEEKTHIMLATDEFGSVSGIVTFEDVIETVLGFEIVDENDRHQDLQALARKLWRTRAERMGIPLSIDAEKAETAEKDKDSNK; the protein is encoded by the coding sequence ATGGTTCTTCTCATTGTATATGTGCTCATCGCACTGGTTTTTTCATTCCTGTGCTCATTATTGGAATCGACACTCTTAACCGTCGGGCCCTCGAAAATTGAATCCGCTAAATCTGCTGGGAAGCCTTGGGGGCATCGCATGGCGAAACTCAAGGATGACATTGATCGTCCTCTGTCAGCAATTCTCACACTCAATACCATTGCTCATACCATGGGCGCTGCTGGGGCCGGCGCACAGTATGCCCGCGTATATGGCAACATTGGTGAATCTATTTTCGCCGGGGTGCTCACTTTAGCGATCCTGATCTTTACGGAGATCATTCCTAAAACGCTCGGTGCACGCTATGCGCTCTTTTTCGCACCATCAGTCTCTTGGTTTCTACCTTGGCTGATCCGATTCCTGAGCCCACTCGTCTGGTTCAGCAAACAGATCACAAGCATCATCACTCGGGATGGCGTACATGTTGCGCAAACCAATCGTGAAGAACTGGTCGCCATGGCCAATCTCGGCGAGGAAGAGGGCATCATCGATCAGCATGAAAAGAGTGTATTCCACAATATTTTGAAGCTCAATACGATGAAAGTGAAAGATATCATGACGCCGCGGCCCGTTGTCTTTATGCTTTCAGAGGAAACCACTGGTTCGGAATTCGTGAAATTGACCCAGGACAAACCCTTCACCCGTATTCCGATCCATGGTAAAAGTCGCGATGACGTCACCGGCTTTGTTGTGCGAGCCGAAGTGCTCTACAAATGCCTTACTTTATCCAACGATTTCGAGATCAAGGAGCTATGTCGTCCTATTATCGTAATTCCGGAAACCGAGCCAGTGGACTCGCTATTCCGCCGTCTTTCTGAGGAGAAGACGCATATTATGCTCGCGACGGATGAATTTGGATCAGTCTCTGGTATTGTTACTTTCGAAGACGTGATCGAAACTGTTCTGGGTTTTGAAATCGTCGACGAGAATGACCGTCATCAAGACCTGCAAGCCTTGGCACGGAAGCTCTGGCGAACCCGTGCAGAACGCATGGGTATACCTTTGAGTATTGATGCTGAAAAAGCTGAAACGGCCGAAAAAGATAAAGATAGTAACAAGTGA